A stretch of DNA from Microlunatus capsulatus:
CGCCGTGGACGCCGATCCGCTCGCCGCCGAGGTCGGCCAGCAGGAACTCCAGGGCCAGGTCGAGGTCGACCACCTGGTGCTCGGGGACGGTCTCGACGACCGGCTCCACGGTGGTCGGGTCGGCGCCCAGGAAGTCCCGCACGCGGACCCCGAGCTCGGTCAGCTCCTCGGTCGCGGCCTCGTCCTCGTCGGCGATCTTCTCCATCGCCCGCACGAAGCGGGTGAAGGAGCGGGCGAAGGCGCGGGTCTCGTCGTCCACGGGTCCTCCTCGTCGGGGACCCTCACCGTAGACCGTGCCGCGGGGGCTCAGGCGGCGTGCTGGTGGCCGCGCGGGGCGGGGCGGGTGACGGCGAGGGTGGCCTCGAGGACCTGGCGGCGGCTGGGCCGGACGGCGACGGGCCGGGGAGCGCTGGGCTGGTTGCGCTCGCGGCGCAGGTGACGCTTCACCGTCGACAGCGAGCAGCCGAGCCGGACGGCGAGGACCTCGAGCGTCTCGTCGGGGTGCGCGGCCCGGACCCGCAGCACCTCGTCGTGGTCGACGGGCCGGCTGCCGCCCAGCACGCCGGCGAGGGTGTCGAAGTCCTCCGGCTGGACGACGACGCCGAGCCGGCGGCGGATCTCGACGCGCTGGCGGGCGGTGGTGCCGCCGACGTAGCCGGCGACGTCGTGCTCGACGACCGCGCGGTAGAGGCAGTCGACCACGAGCGGGCAGGACTGGCAGGCGTCCTGCGCGTCGGCGACGAGGTCGGCGTAGCGGCGGCGGTCCTGCGCCGGGGCGCCCGTGGCGGGCGGCTCCTCCAGCAGCGGGTCCTGGAACACCCGGGGCGACGAGGCGCAGACGGGTGCGGCGGCGCGGGCGGGGGCGGCGGGAGCGGCGGTGCCCGGGCGGGGGAGCGGGGAGGTGCGGCGAGGGGCGAGCGTGGTGGTCATGGACGGCTCCCGAGGTGTCGTGGTTGTTCGGCCTCGGGTGGGACGGGGTGCCGCGGCGTCCGGTTCCGTCCGCGCGCAGGTTTTCTCCTAGCGCGGCGCGCGGGCGGCGGCGATGGCCCGCACCGCCTTGGAGATCGGGACGGGCGGGCGGCCGGCCAGGATCCGGAACTGGTCGGAGCGGGTGGACCGCGCGGCGTAGAAGCGCTGCACCAGGGCCGGGTCCAGGCGGTAGAAGCGCTGCAGCACCTGGTAGCGCTCGGTGGGCTCGGCGGCGCCGAACAGCATGGTGTCGAGCAACCGGTAGAAGCCGCGCTCGCGCCAGGTGCGGGCGGCGTGCTCGTGGGTCAGACGCAGCAGGGCCGGGTGCGAGAGGTCGTCGGCCGCGGCCACCAGGCCGGCCAGCCGGATCGCGTCGGGCAGGGAGTAGCCGGTGGTGGGGTGGAACAGGCCGGCCCGCATGCCCGCCTTGGCCAGCTCGATGCCGGTCGAGGCCCAGTAGCGCTCGAAGTCCCCGCTGACGACGACGGGCAGCACGCCGCTCTCGGTGCGGCTGGTGCGCTCGACCGGCCAGCCCTTCGCCGCGGCGTACGCCGCGATCCGGCGCTGCAGGTCGCGGACGTCGAGGTCGGGGGAGTCGCTGTAGTAGGTGTCCTCGACGAACAGCTCGTGCGGCCCGAACGGCAGCAGGTAGACGAACCGGTAGCCGTCGCGCTGCTCCACCGTCGCGTCCATGACGACCGGGTGGGCGACGCCGTGCGGCGCGGTGGTGTGCAGGACCTGGCCGACGAACTTCTGGTAGCCGAGCCGCAGCAGGCCGAGGTCGCCGGGCCCCCGGGCGTCCAGCACGGCGCCGGTGCGCAGGGTCCGGCCGTCGTGCAGCCGGACCCGGTCGGGCCGGGCCTCGGCGACCCGGCCGCGGACGACGGCGCCCGCCGGCAGCCGGGCGTGCACGACCTCGGCCAGCCGCTCGGAGGTGATGCTGCGGTACGGCGCGTGCAGCTCGCGGGCGAAGCCGGGGAAGGAGACGTCGTAGGCGTCCCAGCGGTGGCTGATCAGCGGCTCGACGAGCCACTCGTCCCCGTCGTCGACGTCGGCGGCGAAGTGCGACCAGACGTGGTTGCCGCCGACCCGGTCCTGCTCGACGACGGCCAGCCGCAGGTCCGGGTGCCGGGCGGCCACCGCGAGCGCGACCAGCCCGCCCGCCAGGCCGCCGCCCAGCACGGCGAGGTCGACCTCGCGGTCCTCGTGCCCGTCCTCCCCGCGGCGCTCGGGGTCAGAGATACATGCCCCCGCTGCCGCCCCCGGCCGGTCCCTCGGGGCCGACCGGTCCGCGACCCGCGGGCAGGGCGCGGCGCATCTGCTCCAGCTGGGCGCGCGCGGCCATCTGCTGGGCGAACAGCGCGGTCTGGATGCCGTGGAAGAGGCCCTCGAGCCAGCCGACCAGCTGCGCCTGGGCGATCCGGAGCTCGGCCTCGGTCGGGGTCTCCTCGGCGCTGAAGGGCAGCGCGATCCGGTCCAGCTCCTCCACGAGCTCGGGCGCGAGGCCCTCCTTGAGTTCGGCGATGGACGCCGTGTGGATGGTGGCCAGGCGCGAGCGGCTGGCCTCGTCCAGCGGCGCGGCCTTCACCTCGTCGAGCAGCTGGCGGATCATGTTGCCGATCCGCATCACCTTGGCGGGCTGCTCCACCATGTCGGTCACCGACGTGGGCGAGTGCTCGGCCGGGGCGCCGGCGCGCTCCGCCGGCGGGCCCTCGACGGCCATCGCCTGGGGCGTCACGACGAAGACGCGGCCGTCCTCGGTGGCCCCCGCCACGGCCTGCCCGCCCGGTCCGCCGTCGCCGTCCTGGCCGTCCTCGCTCTGCTGGCTGGTCATGGGTCGATCCTAGGTGCGGCCGCTGACAGCGCGGCGGCCACCCGGAGCCCGCGCGGCCGCGCGAAACCGGGTGGAGACTGTCAGGGGCGCACCCTAGGCTGAGCCGGTCATGCAAGACTTCCCGCCGGTCGTCCCGGACTTCGAGGACACGGCGGCCACCCCCACCCCGCGGGCCCTGGCCGACGTGCGTCCCCGCGCACCCCGTCCCGCGCGCAGCCGCGGTGACTTCTCCCACCCCGACACCCGCAGCCCCAGCCGCTTCCTGCTCTGGCTGCTGCGCCAGCAGCGCTCGGCGGTCGTCGTCCTCACCGGGGTGACGGTGCTCCAGTGGCTGCCCGGCGCCGTCGGGCCCTACGTCGTCGGGCGGATCATCGACGACGGCATCACCGCCCGGGACCTCGACGTCGTCGTCCGGCTCTGCCTGGTGCTGCTGGGCCTGGTCCTGGTCGGCGCCGCCTCCGGCGTCCTCAGCCACACCCTCATCGTCCGCACCTGGCTGGTGGCGATGTACGGCAGCATCAAGCTGGTCACCCGCAAGGTCGCGCAGATGGGGCACGTGCTGCCCCAGCGGACGCCGACGGGCGAGGTGCTCAGCGTGGCCTCCGGCGACGCCGACCAGTTCGGCGGCCTCAACGAGCTGCTGGCCAACCTGGCCGGCGCCGTCGTCGCCTACCTGGTCATCGCGGGCCTGGTGCTCTCGACCTCCTGGCAGCTCGGCGTGGTCGTGCTGGTCGCGGCCCCGCTGATCGTCGTCTTCGCCCTGCCGCTGCTCAAGCCGCTGCAGCGCCGGCAGGAGGCCGAGCGCTCGCGCTCCTCCGACCTCACCTCGCTGGCCACCGACATCGTCGCCGGCCTGCGGATCCTGCGGGGGATCGGCGGCGAGCAGACGTTCGCCCGCAACTACGCCGCGCAGTCCCAGCTCACCCGCGCCGCCGGGCTGTCGGCCGGGCGCTGGCAGGCCGCCGTCGACGCCACCAGCGTCCTGTTCTCGGGCCTGTTCCTCGTCGCGCTCACCTGGCTGGGCGCCCGGCAGGTCGTCTCCGGCCAGCTGAGCGTCGGCCAGCTCGTCAGCTTCTTCGGCTACGCCGTGTTCATGGTGTGGCCCATCCAGACCTTCTTCCAGTCGACGCAGAAGTGGGTCCGCTGCCTGGTCTCGGCGCGCAAGGCCATCGCCGTCTTCGAGCAGCAGCCGCCGTGGACGCCGCCGGCCGAGCCGCTGCGGCTGCCGGCCGACGGCGCGCTGCACGACCGCCGCTCCGGGTTCACCGCCCGCCCGGGCGAGCTGACGCTGGTCGTGTCCGCGCTGCCGGACGACTCCGCCGCCCTGGCCGACCGGCTGGGCCGGTACCTGCCCGCCGAGTACGAGCCGGTCGGCCTCGACGTCGAGGGCGTCAAGGGCCGGGCCGCCAAGCGGGCCCGCGCGCAGCAGCAGGCCGACCGGGCCCGGCTGGCCGAGCGCGACCGCGTGCTGGCCTCGGGCAGCTGGGGCGTCAGCCTCGGCCCCGTCGACCTGGCCGACGTACCGCTGGCCGAGGTCCGCCGCACCGTCCTGGTCAGCGACGCCGCCAGCCAGGTCTTCGCCGGCACCCTGCAGGAGCTCGTCGACCCGCACGACCGGCTGACCCGCGAGCAGGCCGAGGCCGTGCTGCACGCCGCGGCGGCCGAGGACGTGTTCGAGGGGCTCCCCGGCGGCTGGCAGGGCACGATCGACGAGCGCGGCCGCGGCCTGTCCGGCGGCCAGCGCCAGCGGCTGGTGCTGGCCCGGGCGCTGGGCCTCGACCCCGCCGTCCTCGTCCTGGTCGAGCCGACGTCCGCCGTCGACGCGCACACCGAGGCGCTGATCGCCAGCCGGCTGGCGGCGCACCGCCGCGGCCGGACCACCGTCGTCACCAGCGTCTCCCCGCTGCTGCTGCACCACGCCGACCGGGTCGCCTACCTGGAGGACGGCGTCGTCGCGGCCAGCGGCACCCACGAGGAGCTGCTGGACGGCTCGCCCGGCTACCGCTCCGTGGTGGCCCGGGCCCTGGACGAGGCCGCCGAGCAGGCCTCCGGCGTGGGGGAGGGACGATGACCGACCTGACCACCCAGCTCGAGGGCTCGGCCGAGACGTGGCGGACCGGCACCCCGGCGCCCGTCGTCCCGCCCGTGCTGGAGCCGCCGTACCGCGGCGCCCCGCGCGAGCGGCTGCGGGCCTGGCGCGCCCGGCACCTGGCCCGCGAGGAGCGGGCGGAGGAGTACTACCGCGGCTCCCGCCGGCCGGCCCGCGCGCTGCCGGTGGCCGGCAGCTCCGACGTCGTCGCCTTCCTCCGCGACCTGTTCACCAGCCGGCGGTTCCTCGTCGTCGCGCTGCTCGTGCTGCACGCCCTGGCCGCCCTCGCCGGGCTGGTGGTGCCGCGGATCCTCGGCACGCTCGTCGACGCCGCCGGGGCCGGCGGCTCGCTGGCCGACCGGCTGGACGGGCTGGCGCTCGCCGTCGTCGCCGTCGTGCTCACCCAGGCCCTCCTGACCTTCCTGGCCCTGCGCACCTCGGTCCGCTTCGGCCAGGACCTGCTGGCCGAGGCGCGCGAGTACGTGGTCCGGACCGTCCTGCGGCTGCCGCTGGGCCGGGTCGAGAGCGCGAGCTCGGGCGACCTCGTCACCCGCGTCACCCGCGACGTGCACACGATGAGCGAGTCGGTCCGCTTCGGCCTGCCCGAGGCGATCATCGCGGCGATGACGACGGTGCTGACCGTCGTGGCCATGGTGCTGAACTCGTGGCTGCTGGCCCTGCCGCTGCTGGTGAGCATGCCGCTGCTGTGGTTCTCCACCCGGCGCTACCTGGCCCGCGCGCCGAAGGGCTACATCACCGAGGGCGGCACCTACTCCCGGATCAACACCACCCTCACCGAGACGGTCGAGGGCGCCCGGACCGTCGAGTCGCTGGGCCTGCAGGAGGGCCGGACCCGGCGGGGCGACGACGACATCGCCGTCTCCTCCCAGGCCGAGCGCTACACGATGGCGCTGCGCAACCTGCTGTTCGGCGTGCTCGGCATCGCCTTCGACACCCCGCAGGTGCTGGTGCTGCTCGTCGGTGCCGTCGGCTACGTCAACGGGCTGGTCAGCCTCGGCCAGATCACCACCGCCGTGCTCTACGTCCAGGCCCTCATCGAGCCGTTGGAGCGGCTGATCCGCAACGTCGACCGCCTCCAGGTGGGCGTCGCCTCGACGGCCCGCCTGCTCGGCATCGCGACAGTGCCGCAGGACCGCGAGCCCGGCGACGAGCTGCCGCTGGGCAACCACCTCGTCGGCCGCGACCTGCGCTTCGCCTACCGCGAGGGCCACGACGTGCTGCACGGCGTCGACCTCGACCTGCGGCCGGGGGAGCGGCTCGCCGTCGTCGGCCCCAGCGGCTCGGGCAAGTCGACGCTGGGCCGGCTGCTGGCCGGCATCAACGGCCCGCGGACCGGCTCGGTCACCGTCGGCGACGTCGAGCTGACGGCGCTGCCGCTGGACGTCATGCGCACCCAGGTGGCCCTGGTCACCCAGGAGCACCACGTCTTCGTCGGCACCGTCCGGGACAACATCATCCTGGCCCGCGAGACCTCGACCGACGAGACCGTGGTCGAGGCCCTGCGCACCGTCGACGCCTGGGACTGGGTGGAGCGGCTGCCGCGCGGCCTCGACACCCTGCTGGGGGCCGGGCACCAGAAGCTGACGCCGGCGCAGGCGCAGCAGATCGCGCTGGCCCGGCTGGTGGTGGCCGACCCGCACACCCTGGTGCTGGACGAGGCTACGTCGCTGATCGACCCGCGGACGGCGCGGCACCTCGAGGGATCGATGGCGGCGCTGCTCGACGACCGCACCGTCGTGGCCATCGCGCACCGGCTGCACACCGCGCACGACGCCGACCGGATCGCCGTGGTCATCGACGGCCGGATCGCCGAGCTGGGCAGCCACGACGAGCTGGTCGAGGCCGACGGCGAGTACGCGCGGCTGTGGCGGGCCTGGACGTCCTGACCGCGGCGGTTTGAGCGGCGTCCCGGCCGGGCACTGGTGCTCCCCGGGACAGCAGGCGTGAGTGGGAGGCGACGGATGAGCACCACGGTCGACAGGGGCGCGGGGACGGGACGGCTGCGGCCGCTGGTGCTGACGGCGCTGGCCCTCGCCCTCGGGGTGGTCGGGCTGACCTGGGCCAAGTGGCTGCCCTATACCGACCGGGTGCTCGGGCTCGTCGGCTCCGCGGCCTGGGAGGGCACCTCGGTCCTGCTGGCCGGCGAGGGCCGGCCCCCGCTGGAACGGGCCTGGGACTTCACCCTGGTCTACAGCGGGGCCGTCTGGAAGGCCCTGGCCGTCGCGCTCGTCGTGGCCGCGTCGGTCGACGTGCTCGTCCCGCGGAGCTGGCTGCTGCGGGTGCTGGGCCGGCGGACCCCGCTCGGCGGCTCGGTGGCGGGCGGGCTCGCGGCCCTGCCGGGGATGATGTGCACCTGCTGCACCGCACCGCTGGCCGTGACGATGCGCCGGGCCGGGGTGCCGACGTCGGCCGCGCTGGCCTTCTGGCTGGGCAACCCGGTGCTCAACCCCGCCGTGCTCGTGTTCCTGGCCCTGCTGGCGCCCTGGCCGTGGGTGCTGGTCCGCGTGGTGCTGGGGCTGGTCCTCGTCGTCGGCGTCAGCGCGCTGCTGGGCGTCCTCGTCGAGCGGCGGGCCGCCCGGCTGCCGGCCGGGGCCGACCGGGCCGTCGAGCAGGCGCTGGCCGACCCCGAGCCGACGCCGGGCCTCCGTGAGCTGCCCGGCCGGTGGCTGCGCAGCTTCGGCGGGCTCGCCCTGGTGCTGGTGCCGGAGTACTTCGTCGTCGTCTTCCTCGTGGGCCTCGTCGGCGCACCGCTCAGCCGGCTGTTCGGCCACGGGGGCCTGCTGACGGTGCTGGTCGCGGCGGCCGTCGCCGCGCTGCTGGTGCTGCCGACGGGCGGGGAGATCCCCATCCTGCTGGGGCTCGCCGCGGCGGGGGCGAGCGCCGGCGTGCTCGGCGCGCTGCTCATCGCCCTGCCCGCGCTGAGCCTGCCGTCGATGATCATGGTGGGCCGGGCGCTGACCTGGCGGGTCACGCTGGCCGCCGGGGCCGCGACGGTCGTCGTCGCCCTGCTGGCCGGCGGGCTGCTGACCGCGATCCGCTGACCCCGGAGCCGCGTCGCCCCGCACCACGTGGTCTCCGGCGAAGCCCACTAGTTGACATCGCCGAATACCGGGCCTAGCCTCCCAGCATGGACGTCGCCGAGGTGGTCGCACGAGACCCCCAGCTGCTCAAGGGGGTGCTGCCGATGCTCGTGCTCACCCTCCTCCAGCAAGAGGAGTCCTACGGCTACGAGCTGGTCACCCGCCTGCAGGACGGCGGGCTGGACGGCATCGCCACCGGCACCGTCTACCCGGTGCTCACCCGGCTGGAGCGGGAGGGCCGGCTCAGCTCGCGGCTGGTCCCCTCCGCCGCCGGGCCGGCCCGCAAGTACTACCGCCCCACCCCGTCCGGCCTCATCCTGCTCGCCGACGCCCGGCGCGCGTGGGACGCCCTGGCCGACGTCGTCCACCGCCTCGTCCCCCCTCCTGAGGAGTCTCGATGAACCGCACGTCGTCCCTGGCCGACCGCTGGCGCCGCTCCTGGTACCTCGAGCGGGTGGAGCTGTGGCTGGACCCGATGCCGCGCCGCCGTCGCCGCGCCGTCCTCGGCGAGCTGCGGGCCAACCTCGACGAGGCGACGGCCGACGTCGGTCTCGCCCGGGCCCTCGCGGACCTCGGCGCCCCGCGCGAGCTCGCCCGCACCTACCTCGACGCCGAGCCGGCCGACCGGCCGCGCTGGCACCAGGGCGCCGTCGCCGCGGCCCTGCTGCTGGCGGCCTGGGTCTACGCGACCTTCTTCTACGCGGTCGGGATGCTCGACGCGCTCACCGCCACCGGCACGACGGCCCCGGCCCGCGGCAGCTTCCTGGGCACCCGGGTGGAGGCCGTGTCCAGCCCGGCCGAGCTCTCCGCGGCCTTCAGCGGGGTGCCCTGGCTGCCGCTGCTGGCCGTGCTGGTGGTGTTCCTCCTGGTCGGGCGCGCCTGGCGCGTCCTGCCCCGCCGGTCGCGGGTGGCGGTCAGCGCCCCCTGACGCGGCGGAGCTGGCCGTCCACCCGGACGGTCCAGCCGCGCCGGTCGAGGTGCTCCAGCAGCGGGACGGCCACCCGGCGGGTGGTGCCCAGCGCCTGCCGGGCCCCGCTGAGCGTGAAGGGCTGCTCCAGGCCGGACAGGACGCGCATCGCCCGCGCCGGGCCGGCCGGCAGCAGCACGACGTCGGGTGTCAGCCGGACCACCCGACCCACCCGCTCGGCGGCCGCCAGCTCGGCCACGCCGAGACCCCAGCGCTCCAGGTCGCCCTTCTCGGGGGCGAGGAACGGCTCGGCCTCGAGGTGGGCGACCAGCCGGGCCAGCCCCGCCTCGGCCGGGCCCAGGTCGTCACCGGTGCCCGGCCGGGCGAGCCGGCCGTCGACGTGCTCCAGCCCGGCGGCCGCGGCGAGGGCGACCAGCAGCTCCCGGTCCGGCACGTCGAGGGCCCGCCGGGCCGCCTCGACGGCCAGCCGAGGGTCCAGCGGGTGCGCGCCCGCGTGCGCGTCGACGGCCGTCGTCAGGTCCCGCTGCCAGCGCTCCCAGACGGCCGGGTCGACGAGCCAGTCGCCGCTGGCCCGGACGTGGCTGAGATCGTCGACCGGGATCCCGAGGGCGAGCAGCTCGGCTCGGCGGACGGCGCCCCGGCGCTGCACCTGCGCGGCCAGCTGGGCGGCGGGGTCGGCCGTGGCGGCCCGCTCCAGCGCCACAGCCCGGGCGGCGGCCGCCCCCCGGCGGCGCAGGGCGGGCGGGTCGGCGTCGAGGACCAGCGCCCCCGCGGCGACGGCGTGCCGTCCCGGGTCGCGGAGCACCAGCCGGTCGCCCGGCTCCAGCGGCAGCGGTGCCGGCAGGGTCAGCCGGGCCGTGCTGCCGCCCAGCGGCCGGACCCGGACGGGCACGGCAGCGGTGCCGGCGTGCAGGACCAGCTCGGCGGGCAGGTCGGCGACCGCGCCGGCGGCCGGGGCCAGCCGGACGTCGACGGCGCCGGTGGTCGGCCAGGCGTCGGGGGTGAGCAGGGCGTCGCCCCGGCCGACCTCGTCGACCTCGACGCCGCGCAGGTTCACCGCGACCCGGGCGACGGCTCCGACGGCGTCGGCCGGTTCGCCGAGGCTCTGCAGGCCGCGGACCCGGACCCGGCGCCCGCCCAGCTGCAGCGTGTCGCCGACGGCCAGCCGGCCGGCCCCGAGCGTCCCGGTGACCACGGTGCCCGCGCCGCGGATGGTGAAGGAGCGGTCGACCCACAGCCGGACCCGGCCGTCGGTGCGCGGCGCGGGCAGGCCGGCGACCAGGTCGGCGAGCGCGGAGCGCAGCCGCGGCAGGCCCGCGCCGGTCCGGCCGGAGACGGCGACGGCGGGCACCCGGCCGAGGCTGGACGCGGCGAGGTGGTCGAGGGCCTCCGCCGTCGCGGCGGCCGGGTCGGCGAGGTCGGAGCGGGTGACGACGAGCAGCCCCGCGGTCAGCCCCAGGGCGTCGACGGCGGCCAGGTGCTCACCGGACTGGCGCCGCCAGCCCTCGTCGGCGGCGACGACGAAGAGCACCGCGGGCGCCGGGCCGAGCCCGGCGAGCATGGTGCCGATGAAGCGCTCGTGGCCCGGGACGTCGACGAAGGCCAGCGTCCGGTCCGCCCCGGGCGGGCCGTCGAGGCTGGTCCAGGCGTAGCCGAGGTCGATGGTCATCCCGCGGCGCTGCTCCTCGGCGAAGCGGTCGGGCTCCATCCCGGTCAGGGCGCGGACCAGCGTCGACTTGCCGTGGTCGACGTGCCCCGCGGTGGCGACGACGTGCACTCAGCCCTCGTCCCGCGCGGGCGCGGCGCCCGCGGCGGCGGCCCGGACGGCGGCGAGCAGCCAGGGGTCGTCGTCGGCCGGCACGCAGCGCAGGTCCAGCAGGCAGCGGCCGCGCTCCACCCGGCCGACGACGGCGGGCCGGCCGGTCCGCAGCGCGGCGGCGTAGTCCTCGGGCAGGGCGACGGCCCAGCCGGGCAGCTCCAGCCCGGGCGCTCCGCCGCCGCCGACGGCTCCGGCCGAGGCCACCACCGCGGCCGCGACGCCGCCCTCGGCCAGCGCCGTCGCCAGGGCCGCGGCGCGGGCGCGCAGCTGGTCGGGGTCGGCGCGGAGGGCGGCCCAGGTCGGCGTGACCGGTCCCCGGAGCGTCGCCTCCAGCGCGGCCAGGGTGAGCTTGTCGACCCGCAGCGCGCGGGCCAGCGGGTGCCGGCGGAGCCGCTCGACGACGTCGGCACGACCCAGCAGCAGGCCGGCCTGCGGCCCGCCGAGGAGCTTGTCGCCGCTCGCGGTGACCACGTCGGCGCCCGCGCGCAGGGCGGTGGCGGCGTCGGGTTCCTCGGGCAGCAGCGGGTCGGGGGCCAGCAGGCCGCTGCCGATGTCGACGACGACCGGCACGCCCAGGCTGGCGAGCTCGGCCACCGACGCGGCGGAGGTGAAGCCCTCGACGCGGAAGTTGCTGGGGTGCACCTTGAGGATGCAGCCGGTCGCGGGGCCGAGCGCAGCGGCGTAGTCGGCCGCCGTCGTCCGGTTCGTCGTCCCCACCTCCCGCAGCACGGCCCCGGTGGAGGCGATGAGGTCGGGCAGCCGGAAGCCGTCGCCGATCTCCACCATCTCGCCCCGGCTGATGACCACCTCGCGGCCGGCGGCCAGCGCCGTCGTGGCCAGTACGAGCGCGGCGGCGCCGTTGTTCACGGCCAGCACCCCGCCGGCGTCCGGGACGGCGGCGGCGAGGGCCTCCAGGGCACCGCGACCCCGGCGGGCCCGGCGGCCGGTGGCGAGATCGAACTCGACGTCGGCGTAGCCGGCCGCGTCGGCGACGGCGGCCACCGCGGCGCCGGACAGCGGGGCGCGCCCCAGGTTGGTGTGCAGGACGACGCCGGTGGCGTTGAGCACGGCCGCCGTGCTGTGCAGGGTGCGGGGCAGGGCCGCGACGGCGGCGTCGGCCACGTCCTCGGGCGCCAGCTCGCCGGCGCGGGCGCGGGCCTGGGCGGCCACCACCTGCTGCTTGACGGCGTCGCGGCCCAGCCGCTCCGCCGCCGCGACCAGCCGCGGGTCGGCCAGCACGGCGTCGGTCCGGGGCACCCGCCGCCGGGGGTCCGTCTCCGCCGTCGTCACGGGGGCGATCCTAGGTGCGGCACCGCGGCGGTCCGGGTCGGGCCCGGCGGCGCCGACGCGCCGGGGACGGGTCAGGACTGGCGGAGGCGGACGGGAATCGAACCCGCCAAGCCGAGATGCTCGACTTCACCGGTTTTGAAGACCGGGAGGGCCACCAGGCACCTGTACGCCTCCACGCAGGAGCGTAACGGGCCCTCCTAGAGTGGCCCCATGAGCTCCGCGACCCAGCAGACGTACCGGTTGACCCAGTACGCCCACGGCGGCGGCTGCGCCTGCAAGATCCCGCCCGGCGAGCTGGAGGAGACGCTGGCCGGGCTCACGCCGTGGACCTCGCCCGACCTCGTCGTCGGCCTCGAGACGGGGGACGACGCGGCCGTCGTGCGGATCGAGGGCGGCCGCGCGGTGGTCAGCACCACCGACTTCTTCACCGCCGTCGTCGACGACGCCTACGACTTCGGCCGGATCGCCGCCGCCAACGCGCTGTCCGACATCTACGCCATGGGCGCCACCCCGCTGGTCGCGCTCAACCTCGTCGGCTGGCCGCGCGACGTGCTGCCGATGGAGCTGCTGGGCGAGGTGCTGCGGGGTGGGATGGACGTCTGCCGCGAGGCGCAGGTGCACCTGGCCGGCGGGCAGAGCATCGACGACCCCGAGCCCAAGTACGGGATGGCCGTGACCGGCCTGGCCGACCCCGACCGGCTGCTGCGCAACGACGCCGCGGTGGCGGGGCTGCCCGTCAGCCTCACCAAGCCGCTGGGCATCGGCGTCCTCAACAACCGGCACAAGGCCACCGGCGAGGTGTTCCCCGAGGCGGTCGCGACGATGACCCGGCTCAACCGGGCCGCGTCGGAGGCCGCGCTGGCCGCCGGCGTCCGGGCCGCGACCGACGTCACCGGCTTCGGGCTGCTCGGCCACGCCTACAAGATGGCGCGCGCGTCCGGGGTGACGATCCGGCTCGACGCCGCGGCCGTCCCCTACCTCGACGGCGCCCGGCAGGCCCTGGCCGACGGCTTCGTCAGCGGCGGCACCCGGCGCAACCTGGACTGGGTCCGCCCGTTCCTCGACGCCGGGGTCGACGAGGACGAGCTGCTGCTGCTGGCCGACGCGCAGACCAGCGGCGGCCTGCTCGTCGTCGGCGAGGTGCCCGGCGCCCCCGTCGTCGGCGAGGTGCTGGCCGCGGGCCCGCACCCGCTGGTCGTCCGCTGACGGCGGGCTGAGCCGTGCCCGAGGGCCACACCCTCCACCGGCTGGCCGGTGAGCTGCAGGAGCTGGTGGGGGAGCGCGTCGCCGCGTCCTCCCCGCAGGGGCGGTTCGCCGCCGACGCGGTCGACGGCGCCGTCGTCGCCGGCGTCGAGGCGTACGGCAAGCACCTGCTGGTCGACCTGGTCGACGTCCCGGGCGTGCACGTCCACCTTGGGATGCGTGGCAAGCTGCTGCGGTTCGCGCCGGTCACCGGGGCGCCGATGCCGCAGGTCCGGCTGCGGCTGGCGACGCCGGACGTGGCCTGGGACCTCATCGCCCCGAGCACCTGCGAGCTGCTGGACGCGGCCGGGCGGGCGCGGCTGCTCGCCGGCCTGGGACCCGACCCGCTC
This window harbors:
- the selB gene encoding selenocysteine-specific translation elongation factor; the encoded protein is MHVVATAGHVDHGKSTLVRALTGMEPDRFAEEQRRGMTIDLGYAWTSLDGPPGADRTLAFVDVPGHERFIGTMLAGLGPAPAVLFVVAADEGWRRQSGEHLAAVDALGLTAGLLVVTRSDLADPAAATAEALDHLAASSLGRVPAVAVSGRTGAGLPRLRSALADLVAGLPAPRTDGRVRLWVDRSFTIRGAGTVVTGTLGAGRLAVGDTLQLGGRRVRVRGLQSLGEPADAVGAVARVAVNLRGVEVDEVGRGDALLTPDAWPTTGAVDVRLAPAAGAVADLPAELVLHAGTAAVPVRVRPLGGSTARLTLPAPLPLEPGDRLVLRDPGRHAVAAGALVLDADPPALRRRGAAAARAVALERAATADPAAQLAAQVQRRGAVRRAELLALGIPVDDLSHVRASGDWLVDPAVWERWQRDLTTAVDAHAGAHPLDPRLAVEAARRALDVPDRELLVALAAAAGLEHVDGRLARPGTGDDLGPAEAGLARLVAHLEAEPFLAPEKGDLERWGLGVAELAAAERVGRVVRLTPDVVLLPAGPARAMRVLSGLEQPFTLSGARQALGTTRRVAVPLLEHLDRRGWTVRVDGQLRRVRGR
- a CDS encoding HAAS signaling domain-containing protein, producing the protein MNRTSSLADRWRRSWYLERVELWLDPMPRRRRRAVLGELRANLDEATADVGLARALADLGAPRELARTYLDAEPADRPRWHQGAVAAALLLAAWVYATFFYAVGMLDALTATGTTAPARGSFLGTRVEAVSSPAELSAAFSGVPWLPLLAVLVVFLLVGRAWRVLPRRSRVAVSAP
- a CDS encoding PadR family transcriptional regulator yields the protein MDVAEVVARDPQLLKGVLPMLVLTLLQQEESYGYELVTRLQDGGLDGIATGTVYPVLTRLEREGRLSSRLVPSAAGPARKYYRPTPSGLILLADARRAWDALADVVHRLVPPPEESR
- the selA gene encoding L-seryl-tRNA(Sec) selenium transferase, yielding MTTAETDPRRRVPRTDAVLADPRLVAAAERLGRDAVKQQVVAAQARARAGELAPEDVADAAVAALPRTLHSTAAVLNATGVVLHTNLGRAPLSGAAVAAVADAAGYADVEFDLATGRRARRGRGALEALAAAVPDAGGVLAVNNGAAALVLATTALAAGREVVISRGEMVEIGDGFRLPDLIASTGAVLREVGTTNRTTAADYAAALGPATGCILKVHPSNFRVEGFTSAASVAELASLGVPVVVDIGSGLLAPDPLLPEEPDAATALRAGADVVTASGDKLLGGPQAGLLLGRADVVERLRRHPLARALRVDKLTLAALEATLRGPVTPTWAALRADPDQLRARAAALATALAEGGVAAAVVASAGAVGGGGAPGLELPGWAVALPEDYAAALRTGRPAVVGRVERGRCLLDLRCVPADDDPWLLAAVRAAAAGAAPARDEG
- the selD gene encoding selenide, water dikinase SelD; the protein is MSSATQQTYRLTQYAHGGGCACKIPPGELEETLAGLTPWTSPDLVVGLETGDDAAVVRIEGGRAVVSTTDFFTAVVDDAYDFGRIAAANALSDIYAMGATPLVALNLVGWPRDVLPMELLGEVLRGGMDVCREAQVHLAGGQSIDDPEPKYGMAVTGLADPDRLLRNDAAVAGLPVSLTKPLGIGVLNNRHKATGEVFPEAVATMTRLNRAASEAALAAGVRAATDVTGFGLLGHAYKMARASGVTIRLDAAAVPYLDGARQALADGFVSGGTRRNLDWVRPFLDAGVDEDELLLLADAQTSGGLLVVGEVPGAPVVGEVLAAGPHPLVVR
- a CDS encoding permease, with amino-acid sequence MSTTVDRGAGTGRLRPLVLTALALALGVVGLTWAKWLPYTDRVLGLVGSAAWEGTSVLLAGEGRPPLERAWDFTLVYSGAVWKALAVALVVAASVDVLVPRSWLLRVLGRRTPLGGSVAGGLAALPGMMCTCCTAPLAVTMRRAGVPTSAALAFWLGNPVLNPAVLVFLALLAPWPWVLVRVVLGLVLVVGVSALLGVLVERRAARLPAGADRAVEQALADPEPTPGLRELPGRWLRSFGGLALVLVPEYFVVVFLVGLVGAPLSRLFGHGGLLTVLVAAAVAALLVLPTGGEIPILLGLAAAGASAGVLGALLIALPALSLPSMIMVGRALTWRVTLAAGAATVVVALLAGGLLTAIR